Proteins co-encoded in one Nonlabens agnitus genomic window:
- a CDS encoding glycosyl hydrolase family 17 protein, whose protein sequence is MRTRITSMIAMLLLLAMGCKDVAPNQIPVTEEKSMTASDILSNPEYLAISYGGYRDTTRTIQPTIPQLKDDLKILSAMGVRILRTYNMQLPHATNVVKAIAQLKQEQPGFEMYVMLGAWIDCKNAWTDKAPDHNVESELNAAEIDRAVALAKEYPEIIKIIAVGNEAMVKWATSYYVQPAVILKWVNHLQNLKAKGELPKDLWITSSDNFASWGGGEDLYHVPELEELIKAVDYISMHTYPMHDTHYNPVFWGVSPKNMLLSKKQKVENAMIRSVNYAKDQYNSVQAYMTSLGVNKPIHIGETGWATYANDLYGDEGSHAADQYKSGRYYHLMREWTTSNNISCFYFEAFDEQWKDAGNPQGSENHFGLFNIDGEAKYAMWNLVDEGTFEGLTRNGHAITKSFDGDEKKLLGHVKLPPVRLNFKGYE, encoded by the coding sequence ATGAGAACAAGAATCACATCAATGATCGCAATGCTGTTGCTGCTCGCAATGGGTTGTAAGGATGTGGCTCCAAATCAAATACCAGTAACAGAAGAGAAGTCAATGACAGCAAGTGATATCCTATCAAATCCAGAATACCTAGCGATTTCCTATGGTGGCTATCGCGATACCACGCGTACCATACAGCCTACCATACCGCAGCTCAAAGATGATTTGAAAATTCTATCTGCTATGGGCGTTAGAATTTTACGCACCTACAATATGCAGTTGCCGCACGCCACAAATGTGGTTAAGGCCATCGCACAACTCAAGCAGGAACAACCTGGTTTTGAAATGTATGTGATGTTGGGAGCATGGATTGATTGTAAGAACGCCTGGACGGATAAGGCACCTGACCATAATGTAGAGAGTGAGCTTAACGCTGCCGAAATTGATCGGGCTGTCGCGCTAGCTAAGGAATATCCTGAAATCATCAAGATCATTGCGGTAGGTAACGAGGCCATGGTCAAATGGGCTACCAGTTATTATGTACAGCCAGCGGTCATCCTTAAATGGGTCAATCACTTGCAAAATCTCAAAGCCAAAGGAGAACTGCCTAAGGATCTATGGATCACCAGTTCAGATAATTTTGCCTCTTGGGGCGGCGGCGAGGACCTATATCATGTACCAGAACTAGAAGAGCTTATTAAGGCTGTGGATTATATTTCCATGCATACCTATCCCATGCACGATACTCATTACAATCCTGTGTTTTGGGGAGTTTCTCCTAAAAACATGCTGTTGTCCAAAAAGCAAAAAGTTGAAAATGCAATGATCAGGTCGGTCAATTATGCCAAGGATCAATACAACAGTGTTCAAGCATACATGACATCGCTAGGCGTTAATAAGCCTATACATATAGGAGAAACAGGCTGGGCGACCTATGCCAACGATCTTTATGGTGATGAAGGTTCCCACGCGGCAGATCAGTACAAGTCAGGTCGTTATTATCACTTGATGAGAGAATGGACCACATCAAACAATATTTCCTGTTTTTATTTTGAGGCCTTTGATGAACAATGGAAGGATGCTGGAAATCCTCAAGGGTCAGAGAATCATTTTGGTCTTTTCAATATCGATGGTGAGGCAAAATATGCGATGTGGAATCTGGTGGATGAAGGAACGTTTGAAGGACTTACCAGAAATGGTCATGCGATTACCAAAAGTTTTGATGGTGACGAGAAAAAATTACTGGGCCACGTTAAACTGCCGCCAGTGCGACTAAATTTTAAAGGCTATGAATAA
- a CDS encoding glycoside hydrolase family 30 protein, which yields MTLMSCKETKESDAALNVEIYETSAAGNQLAKIEASQDSKSDRIITIDDQKTYQTITGFGGAFTESSAYLLNRLSKKNRDTIIDAYFSREGANYSLTRTHMNSCDFSLDQYSYSPVEDDMELEHFTIEEDRDDLIPMIKDAMAASQDGFKIFASPWTAAPWMKDNNAWVGGSLLPKYYDTWALFFSKYIDAYEAEGIPIWGFTVENEPHGNGNNWESMHFTPKEMTDFVQFHLGPKLEADGYGDKIILGYDQNRAGLREWVDVMYENEETSKYFDGTAIHWYESTYEVFPEELQYAHNKAPDKYLIETEGCVDSEIPHWRDDAWYWSKEATDWGWDWASEEQKYLHPKYAPVNRYARDIIGCLNNWVDGWVDWNMVLDRQGGPNWFENWCVAPVIVDPDADEVYFTPLYYTMAHFSKFIRPGAQMIEVDNPDKDLVATAAKNPDGSIAFVIFNEGMEQKDYTLRFRESEINIKLGPQSLQTVVLPNN from the coding sequence ATGACATTGATGAGTTGTAAAGAAACCAAAGAATCAGATGCTGCCCTAAATGTGGAGATCTACGAGACCTCTGCAGCTGGAAATCAGCTTGCTAAAATAGAAGCGTCGCAGGATTCTAAGAGCGACCGCATCATAACTATTGACGACCAAAAAACCTATCAAACCATTACTGGATTTGGCGGCGCTTTTACTGAATCTTCGGCCTATTTACTCAATCGATTGAGTAAAAAAAATCGGGACACGATTATCGACGCCTACTTCTCTCGAGAAGGAGCCAATTACTCGCTAACGCGCACGCACATGAACAGTTGCGATTTCTCGTTGGATCAATATTCATACTCACCAGTAGAGGATGATATGGAATTGGAACACTTTACGATTGAGGAAGATCGTGACGATTTAATTCCCATGATCAAGGATGCCATGGCAGCCTCACAAGATGGTTTCAAAATATTTGCCTCACCATGGACCGCAGCGCCATGGATGAAAGACAACAACGCATGGGTAGGCGGCAGTTTATTGCCTAAATACTACGACACATGGGCTCTTTTCTTTTCAAAATACATCGATGCCTACGAGGCAGAAGGTATTCCCATCTGGGGATTTACGGTAGAGAATGAACCACACGGCAACGGGAACAACTGGGAAAGCATGCATTTTACACCTAAGGAAATGACAGATTTTGTTCAGTTTCACTTGGGACCTAAACTTGAAGCCGATGGTTATGGTGATAAGATCATATTAGGATACGATCAGAATAGAGCTGGATTAAGAGAATGGGTAGATGTGATGTATGAAAATGAAGAAACTTCTAAATATTTTGACGGTACGGCGATCCACTGGTATGAAAGTACTTATGAAGTTTTTCCAGAAGAATTACAATATGCGCATAACAAGGCACCAGATAAGTATTTGATTGAAACAGAAGGTTGTGTGGATTCTGAAATCCCGCACTGGAGAGATGACGCATGGTATTGGTCCAAGGAAGCCACGGATTGGGGTTGGGACTGGGCCAGTGAAGAGCAAAAATATTTGCATCCCAAATATGCGCCGGTTAACCGCTATGCGCGCGACATTATAGGTTGTCTCAACAACTGGGTAGATGGATGGGTAGACTGGAACATGGTGCTGGATAGGCAAGGTGGTCCCAACTGGTTTGAGAACTGGTGTGTAGCACCTGTTATTGTAGATCCAGATGCAGATGAGGTCTATTTCACGCCTTTATATTACACGATGGCTCACTTCAGCAAATTTATCAGGCCAGGTGCGCAAATGATAGAGGTAGATAATCCAGATAAGGATCTCGTTGCTACGGCAGCCAAGAATCCTGACGGAAGCATTGCATTCGTCATTTTCAATGAAGGAATGGAGCAGAAGGATTATACATTACGCTTTCGCGAAAGCGAGATCAACATCAAGCTAGGCCCACAAAGCTTACAGACCGTAGTCCTACCAAACAACTAA